A genomic region of Eucalyptus grandis isolate ANBG69807.140 chromosome 5, ASM1654582v1, whole genome shotgun sequence contains the following coding sequences:
- the LOC104428536 gene encoding TMV resistance protein N — translation MLARMDKQKSSEAGTSGGELSTIDYEVFLSFRGPDTRQGFTDCLYHEMQEANIRVFFNEEELHVGKEIADELPMAIEKSKIYVPIFSKGYVSSPWCLRELAHMVECTNTKPSEKEIMPIFYNVKPRDVRLMSPLYVRDLKEHEKKFGCQTRLKWEDALKSVAKIKGWELKSQGHWKFIKSVIREIVMKLKTKDKYVAEHIVGMDDQVEAVLKLLDMHSKGMHIVLIHGMGGIGKTTLAKVVFNKLNPLFSHCCFLGNIRESSLSFGLITLQKQLLSDMFGSSFPNIINDVDDGIKVIAQRLSNKKVFIVLDDVDDEEQLKKLAIKHVLLNSGSKIIITTRKRGILKANQTFEYEVKSLDSIHSLELFSRHAFGRKFPLNDYVYLSRQVVSTTGGLPLALEVVGSLLHCQNEALWTDVLDNLRKIPHEKVLDRLKISYDALSHEQKQIFLDIACLFVDKDQTSAFYMWKDCRFFPDYSIQVLVRMSLIKITDDNKFWMHDQLRDLGRKIVYGYMRQIDPRKQSRLWDPLSAFNIIRTEERKEAIEVPLKWKCTRKLYER, via the exons ATGCTTGCGAGAATGGATAAGCAAAAGAGCTCGGAGGCTGGAACGAGTGGCGGTGAGTTATCAACGATTGACTATGAGgtcttcttgagtttcagagggcCGGACACTCGCCAAGGATTCACGGATTGCCTTTACCATGAAATGCAAGAAGCTAACATCCGTGTTTTCTTCAATGAGGAAGAGCTCCACGTCGGTAAAGAAATAGCTGATGAACTACCAATGGCTATCGAAAAGTCGAAGATCTATGTACCAATCTTCTCTAAAGGTTATGTTTCAAGTCCTTGGTGCCTTCGCGAGCTTGCACACATGGTGGAGTGCACGAATACCAAACCATCCGAGAAGGAAATCATGCCGATTTTCTACAACGTGAAACCTCGCGATGTTAGGCTTATGTCTCCACTGTACGTCCGTGATTTGAAGGAGCATGAAAAGAAGTTTGGTTGCCAGACGAGGCTAAAGTGGGAGGATGCCCTCAAAAGTGTGGCTAAAATCAAAGGATGGGAGCTGAAAAGCCAAGG GCACTGGAAATTCATTAAGTCAGTGATACGAGAGATTGTGAtgaaattgaagacaaaagaCAAATATGTCGCCGAGCATATAGTCGGAATGGATGATCAAGTGGAAGCTGTTCTGAAGTTATTGGACATGCACTCCAAGGGCATGCACATTGTTCTAATTCATGGAATGGGAGGAATCGGTAAAACAACTCTCGCTAAGGTTGTATTCAACAAGCTAAATCCCCTCTTCAGTCATTGTTGTTTCTTGGGAAATATCCGGGAATCATCGCTCAGCTTTGGCCTCATAACTTTACAAAAACAATTATTATCTGACATGTTTGGTTCAAGCTTTCCCAACATAATCAACGATGTTGATGATGGGATCAAGGTGATTGCGCAACGACTTTCTAACAAGAAAGTTTTCATCGTTCTAGATGACGTGGATGATGaggaacaactcaagaaacTAGCCATCAAGCATGTTTTGCTCAACTCAGGGAGTAAAATTATTATTACAACAAGGAAAAGAGGCATCTTAAAAGCCAACCAAACATTCGAGTATGAAGTGAAGTCGTTAGATTCTATTCATTCGCTTGAGCTTTTCAGTAGACATGCTTTTGGAAGAAAGTTTCCTCTGAATGATTATGTCTATCTTTCAAGACAAGTAGTTTCTACAACTGGAGGACTTCCACTGGCTCTTGAAGTCGTTGGCTCGTTACTTCATTGCCAAAACGAAGCCTTATGGACAGATGTGTTAGACAATCTAAGGAAAATACCTCATGAGAAGGTCTTGGACAGGCTGAAGATCAGCTATGATGCCCTGAGTCATGAGCAAAAACAGATCTTCCTCGACATCGCATGTCTCTTTGTGGACAAAGACCAAACGAGTGCATTCTACATGTGGAAAGATTGTAGGTTTTTTCCAGATTATTCAATTCAAGTCCTTGTCCGCATGTCCTTGATAAAGATAACCGACGATAACAAATTTTGGATGCACGATCAACTAAGAGATCTTGGGAGGAAAATTGTCTATGGATATATGAGGCAAATCGatccaaggaaacaaagcaGGTTGTGGGATCCTTTGTCTGCCTTTAATATCATAAGAACAGAAGAG AGAAAGGAGGCCATTGAAGTACCGCTTAAATGGAAATGCACTAGGAAGCTATACGAGCGATGA
- the LOC120293902 gene encoding TMV resistance protein N-like codes for MDMGNGSEAGTSGGEPSAIDYDVFLSFRGPDTRQAFTDCLYHRMLEANIRVFLDEEELHVGEEIADELPAAIQKSKIYIPIFSKGYASSAWCLRELAHMVECKKSKPSEKEIMPIFYDVKPLDVKLKSQRYVSALEEHEEKYGCKTRQKWEDALKSVGRIKGWKLKKQGYARILKHSINFCFGLSLIICPNLDEFSFKLFEIE; via the coding sequence ATGGACATGGGAAACGGCTCGGAGGCTGGAACGAGCGGTGGTGAGCCGTCAGCGATTGACTACGACGTCTTCCTGAGTTTCAGGGGGCCGGACACTCGCCAAGCTTTCACGGATTGTCTTTATCATCGAATGCTAGAAGCAAACATCCGTGTTTTCCTCGATGAGGAAGAGCTCCACGTTGGTGAAGAAATAGCTGATGAGCTACCGGCGGCCATCCAAAAGTCGAAGatctacatacccatcttctctaaAGGTTATGCTTCGAGCGCGTGGTGCCTTCGCGAGCTCGCGCACATGGTGGAGTGCAAGAAATCCAAACCATCCGAGAAGGAGATTATGCCGATTTTCTACGACGTTAAGCCTCTCGATGTTAAGCTTAAGTCTCAACGGTACGTCAGCGCTTTGGAGGAGCATGAAGAGAAGTACGGTTGCAAGACGAGGCAAAAGTGGGAGGATGCCCTCAAAAGTGTAGGCCGAATCAAAGGATGGAAGTTGAAAAAGCAAGGGTATGCACGGATCCTGAAGCACTCCATTAACTTTTGCTTTGGActttcattaattatatgcCCAAACTTGGATGAATTCTCGTTTAAGttgtttgaaattgaatga
- the LOC104428530 gene encoding disease resistance protein RUN1-like, with the protein MTLQKQLLSITLGSGFQDQINDVDDGIKLIAKHLSNKKVLLVLDDVDDEEQLQKLAINRITFCSGSRVIVTTRNKSIMKSNKTLEYEVKPLENAQSLELFSQHAFRRNPPPYEFVNLSRQIISTTGGLPLALEVIGSLLCHQNKASWNDVLDNLRKIPHKKVQDKLKISYTALNHEEQQIFLDIACLFVDKDKTNAFYMWKDCGFGPDYSIQVLVCMSLIKITDDNKFWMHDQLRDLGRKIVRGDMRLTDPKKQSRLWVPEMANNIIGTKERKKAIEAICLCEPTRVYTSKEFSRLPNIRFLILKWGNFKGDFANQFSELRYMTCTMVSREFLAINFHPSNLVVLQLTFSSITEEWAGWSQFKVAKKLKVLDISYCSDMTKTPNFSNYLSLEILKLRGCKKLTEVDGSLKKLKCLIYFDVNGCKNLRELPKGIGGLQKLKYLNLCDCQKLRKLPESFARLTSLVQLDLSSTAITRLPDTIGNQKRLSILNLTFTKIDELPNSIGNLRELKSLFLSYTNIRELPFSIGNLESLLELDISYTNCMQLPKSIGDLSRLKIIKISRTPIKKLQRSIVMLKELEELHADECLDLKWEIPEDIWQLSLLRVLDLRYTPIKNIPQKIKLLPRLEKLSLGLCSKLKVLPELPTNLISLSLGSHLLQQLPNLSNLTKLEDLNCHDYDEYCGPFSLQYGQCQLSLEVLPPCVSTLSLEDLKSTTSLSFRCNLRKLTRLNIFQCCWKEVQLDGLEQLVEFDVCSSDFVDGFTGLSSLKRLKLLRLKYCGNLTAIQGLGSLDSLEQLDIVCCCDIGSLDDLSDLKKLKSLTIENCPSFR; encoded by the exons ATGACTTTGCAGAAACAACTATTGTCTATCACATTGGGTTCGGGCTTTCAAGATCAAATCAATGATGTCGACGATGGGATCAAATTGATTGCGAAGCACCTTTCTAATAAGAAAGTCTTGCTCGTTCTTGACGACGTGGATGACGAGGAGCAACTCCAGAAACTAGCCATCAACCGCATAACTTTCTGCTCAGGAAGCAGAGTTATTGTGACAACTAGGAACAAAAGCATCATGAAATCCAACAAAACTTTGGAGTACGAAGTGAAGCCGTTGGAAAATGCTCAATCACTTGAGCTTTTCAGTCAACATGCTTTCAGAAGGAATCCTCCTCCATATGAATTTGTCAATCTTTCGAGACAAATAATTTCTACGACTGGAGGACTTCCTTTGGCTCTTGAAGTCATAGGCTCATTACTTTGTCATCAAAACAAAGCCTCATGGAATGATGTGCTAGACAATCTGAGAAAAATACCTCATAAGAAGGTCCAGGACAAGCTGAAGATCAGCTACACGGCCTTAAATCATGAGGAACAACAGATTTTTCTCGACATCGCATGTCTCTTTGTGGACAAGGACAAGACAAATGCATTCTACATGTGGAAGGATTGTGGGTTTGGGCCAGATTATTCAATTCAAGTCCTTGTATGCATGTCCTTAATAAAGATAACTGATGACAACAAATTCTGGATGCACGACCAATTGAGAGATCTCGGGAGGAAAATTGTTCGTGGAGATATGAGACTAACCGATCCAAAAAAGCAAAGCAGGTTATGGGTTCCTGAGATGGCCAATAACATCATAGGAACAAAAGAG AGAAAGAAGGCCATTGAAGCAATTTGCTTATGTGAACCAACACGAGTTTATACGAGCAAAGAGTTTTCAAGGCTTCCAAACATAAGGTTCCTCATATTAAAGTGGGGGAATTTCAAAGGAGACTTTGCAAATCAGTTTTCAGAGTTAAGATACATGACCTGCACAATGGTCTCTCGAGAGTTCTTGGCCATCAATTTTCATCCAAGCAATCTTGTAGTTCTTCAACTGACGTTTAGTTCAATCACGGAGGAATGGGCTGGATGGAGTCAATTCAAG GTTGCTAAAAAGCTTAAAGTTTTGGATATCTCATATTGTAGCGACATGACCAAGACTCCAAACTTCTCCAATTATTTGAGTTTAGAGATATTGAAACTTAGGGGTTGTAAAAAACTAACTGAAGTTGATGGTTCCCTCAAAAAGCTTAAGTGCTTGATTTACTTCGATGTGAATGGGTGCAAAAATCTTAGGGAGTTGCCCAAAGGGATCGGAGGGTTACAGAAGCTCAAGTACTTGAATTTATGCGATTGCCAAAAGTTGAGGAAGCTACCTGAATCATTTGCGAGATTGACATCACTAGTACAGTTAGATCTCTCGAGTACGGCCATCACAAGATTACCTGACACCATTGGTAACCAAAAGCGCTTGTCAATTCTTAACTTGACGTTTACAAAAATCGATGAACTTCCCAATTCTATTGGGAATTTACGAGAACTTAAGTCTCTCTTTCTATCGTATACTAACATAAGGGAACTTCCGTTCTCGATTGGTAACTTGGAATCTCTACTTGAGTTGGACATTTCATACACAAACTGTATGCAATTACCCAAATCTATTGGAGACCTAAGTAGATTAAAAATCATCAAGATTTCGCGTACTCCAATAAAAAAGCTACAACGGAGCATTGTCATGCTAAAAGAGTTGGAAGAGCTACATGCCGATGAGTGCTTGGATCTAAAGTGGGAAATTCCTGAGGACATTTGGCAATTATCGCTTTTGAGAGTGTTGGACTTGCGATACACCcctattaaaaatattccacaGAAGATCAAACTACTTCCTCGCCTAGAGAAATTGAGTTTAGGGTTGTGTAGCAAACTCAAAGTATTACCGGAGCTTCCTACAAATTTGATAAGCCTAAGCTTAGGATCACATTTATTGCAGCAGCTCCCGAATCTCTCAAACCTAACTAAATTGGAGGATTTGAACTGTCATGATTATGATGAGTACTGTGGTCCTTTCTCCTTACAATATGGTCAATGCCAACTGTCCCTTGAGGTCCTTCCACCGTGTGTTTCAACATTGTCATTGGAAGATCTCAAATCGACAACTAGTTTGTCATTTCGTTGCAACTTGAGAAAATTGACACGTTTGAACATTTTTCAATGTTGTTGGAAGGAAGTTCAACTCGATGGGCTTGAACAGTTGGTTGAATTTGACGTGTGTTCCTCAGACTTCGTTGATGGATTTACTGGTCTTTCGAGTTTGAAGAGGTTGAAGCTGTTGAGGCTGAAATATTGTGGAAATCTTACTGCCATCCAAGGTCTTGGTTCATTGGACTCGTTGGAGCAATTGGATATAGTGTGTTGTTGTGACATTGGAAGTCTAGATGATCTAtcggatttgaaaaagctgaagTCCTTGACGATTGAAAATTGTCCGAGCTTCAGGTAG
- the LOC104445036 gene encoding homeobox-leucine zipper protein ATHB-4 isoform X2: MLPSLLPPHTIHIRPLMIKVEKDPKLSDIRTVDALEMVQTSNKPKPAYLSKILIALLSYGGVPNEFLLDMVENALGDANSVFSSKRAAPRETNSKTRPFFGGVGVNRDILVVDLDDDNHVSSPNSTVSSISGKRSERDPHGENEVEAERTSCSCESIEEDGSGGDGARKKLRLSREQSLVLEETFKEHNTLNPNQKLALAKQLNLSPRQVEVWFQNRRASVGLR; the protein is encoded by the exons ATGCTCCCATCATTG CTCCCTCCTCATACAATTCATATTCGACCGTTGATGATCAAGGTTGAAAAGGACCCGAAGCTTTCAGATATCAGGACCGTTGATGCACTCGAAATGGTACAAACAAG TAATAAACCAAAGCCTGCatatctttcaaagattttgattgcacttttaagcTATGGTGGGGTCCctaatgaatttcttttggaCATGGTGGAGAATGCTCTGGGAGATGCAAATAGTGTCTTCTCTAGTAAACGAGCAGCTCCAAGAG AAACAAACTCCAAAACAAGGCCATTCTTCGGTGGAGTCGGCGTCAACCGAGACATACTGGTGGTGGATTTGGATGATGATAATCATGTCTCATCACCTAACAGCACCGTGTCGAGCATAAGTGGGAAGAGAAGTGAGAGAGATCCGCATGGAGAAAATGAAGTTGAGGCTGAGAGAACTTCGTGCTCTTGTGAGAGCATTGAAGAAGATGGCAGCGGAGGAgatggagcgaggaagaagCTCAGGCTGTCTAGAGAACAGTCATTGGTGCTAGAGGAGACATTCAAAGAGCATAACACTCTTAACCCT aatcaaaagctTGCCTTGGCCAAGCAGCTGAATCTTAGTCCCAGACAGGTAGAGGTCTGGTTTCAGAATAGGCGTGCCAG TGTAGGTCTAAGATGA
- the LOC104445036 gene encoding homeobox-leucine zipper protein ATHB-4 isoform X1 → MLPSLLPPHTIHIRPLMIKVEKDPKLSDIRTVDALEMVQTSNKPKPAYLSKILIALLSYGGVPNEFLLDMVENALGDANSVFSSKRAAPRETNSKTRPFFGGVGVNRDILVVDLDDDNHVSSPNSTVSSISGKRSERDPHGENEVEAERTSCSCESIEEDGSGGDGARKKLRLSREQSLVLEETFKEHNTLNPNQKLALAKQLNLSPRQVEVWFQNRRARSKMKQTKVDCEYLKRCCDNLTQENKRLQKEVQELRALKLSPQLYMHMNPPTTLTMCPSCQRVSVPSASSSPPSSSSVTASVIGPIGPVHNPFSQSGPSINSWARLQMQQGLNNLHS, encoded by the exons ATGCTCCCATCATTG CTCCCTCCTCATACAATTCATATTCGACCGTTGATGATCAAGGTTGAAAAGGACCCGAAGCTTTCAGATATCAGGACCGTTGATGCACTCGAAATGGTACAAACAAG TAATAAACCAAAGCCTGCatatctttcaaagattttgattgcacttttaagcTATGGTGGGGTCCctaatgaatttcttttggaCATGGTGGAGAATGCTCTGGGAGATGCAAATAGTGTCTTCTCTAGTAAACGAGCAGCTCCAAGAG AAACAAACTCCAAAACAAGGCCATTCTTCGGTGGAGTCGGCGTCAACCGAGACATACTGGTGGTGGATTTGGATGATGATAATCATGTCTCATCACCTAACAGCACCGTGTCGAGCATAAGTGGGAAGAGAAGTGAGAGAGATCCGCATGGAGAAAATGAAGTTGAGGCTGAGAGAACTTCGTGCTCTTGTGAGAGCATTGAAGAAGATGGCAGCGGAGGAgatggagcgaggaagaagCTCAGGCTGTCTAGAGAACAGTCATTGGTGCTAGAGGAGACATTCAAAGAGCATAACACTCTTAACCCT aatcaaaagctTGCCTTGGCCAAGCAGCTGAATCTTAGTCCCAGACAGGTAGAGGTCTGGTTTCAGAATAGGCGTGCCAG GTCTAAGATGAAGCAAACTAAGGTGGACTGTGAGTACCTTAAGAGATGCTGCGACAATCTTACACAGGAAAACAAGAGGCTGCAGAAGGAAGTGCAGGAGCTCAGAGCACTGAAGCTCTCCCCACAGCTCTACATGCATATGAACCCTCCCACCACGCTCACCATGTGCCCTTCATGTCAGCGAGTGTCTGTTCCTTCAGCATCATCGTCgcctccatcttcatcttcagtcACTGCCTCAGTGATTGGCCCCATAGGGCCGGTCCATAATCCTTTTAGTCAGTCTGGACCATCCATCAACTCTTGGGCAAGGCTACAGATGCAACAAGGATTGAACAATTTGCACTCTTAA
- the LOC104445037 gene encoding uncharacterized protein LOC104445037 isoform X2 — MEERETTKQKTEVVASVAFRLALVYLPRNLRLSTRPEVASPLTSIHRLGEGYWLKQSVMSPTQVPCITVLFRCCSFLDLSLSKAFSRCKLANWIVVHRAIMAIKDLDALFSSLDPEYYDILMKLIMQLWSHDQQIEHCLLILPWLTEIKGRYIY; from the exons atggaggagagagaaacgacgAAGCAGAAGACTGAGGTCGTCGCGTCGGTCGCGTTCCGGCTCGCCCTCGTCTACCTCCCCAGGAACCTCCGCCTGTCCACCCGCCccgaggtcgccagccctctCACCAGCATTCACCGCC TTGGCGAAGGCTACTGGTTAAAGCAGTCGGTGATGTCTCCTACGCAG GTTCCATGTATCACGGTTCTCTTTCGCTGTTGCTCGTTCTTGGACCTCTCGCTGTCAAAAG CTTTCTCGCGATGCAAG TTGGCGAACTGGATAGTGGTGCACAGAGCGATAATGGCGATAAAGGATCTGGACGCCCTGTTCTCTTCCCTGGATCCAGAGTACTACGACATCCTCATGAA GCTCATCATGCAACTATGGTCTCATGACCAGCAAATTGAGCATTGTCTTCTAATTTTACCATGGTTAACTGAGATTAAAGGTAGATATATTTATTGA
- the LOC104445037 gene encoding uncharacterized protein LOC104445037 isoform X1 yields the protein MEERETTKQKTEVVASVAFRLALVYLPRNLRLSTRPEVASPLTSIHRRNAASFRSVDRFSIPDPLPPPPLKSWRFHVSRFSFAVARSWTSRCQKLANWIVVHRAIMAIKDLDALFSSLDPEYYDILMKLIMQLWSHDQQIEHCLLILPWLTEIKGRYIY from the exons atggaggagagagaaacgacgAAGCAGAAGACTGAGGTCGTCGCGTCGGTCGCGTTCCGGCTCGCCCTCGTCTACCTCCCCAGGAACCTCCGCCTGTCCACCCGCCccgaggtcgccagccctctCACCAGCATTCACCGCCGTAACGCCGCCTCTTTTCGCTCCGTCGATCGATTCTCGATCCCCGATCCCCTGCCCCCTCCTCCCTTGAAATCTTGGAG GTTCCATGTATCACGGTTCTCTTTCGCTGTTGCTCGTTCTTGGACCTCTCGCTGTCAAAAG TTGGCGAACTGGATAGTGGTGCACAGAGCGATAATGGCGATAAAGGATCTGGACGCCCTGTTCTCTTCCCTGGATCCAGAGTACTACGACATCCTCATGAA GCTCATCATGCAACTATGGTCTCATGACCAGCAAATTGAGCATTGTCTTCTAATTTTACCATGGTTAACTGAGATTAAAGGTAGATATATTTATTGA
- the LOC104445037 gene encoding uncharacterized protein LOC104445037 isoform X3 — MEERETTKQKTEVVASVAFRLALVYLPRNLRLSTRPEVASPLTSIHRLGEGYWLKQSVMSPTQVPCITVLFRCCSFLDLSLSKVGELDSGAQSDNGDKGSGRPVLFPGSRVLRHPHEAHHATMVS; from the exons atggaggagagagaaacgacgAAGCAGAAGACTGAGGTCGTCGCGTCGGTCGCGTTCCGGCTCGCCCTCGTCTACCTCCCCAGGAACCTCCGCCTGTCCACCCGCCccgaggtcgccagccctctCACCAGCATTCACCGCC TTGGCGAAGGCTACTGGTTAAAGCAGTCGGTGATGTCTCCTACGCAG GTTCCATGTATCACGGTTCTCTTTCGCTGTTGCTCGTTCTTGGACCTCTCGCTGTCAAAAG TTGGCGAACTGGATAGTGGTGCACAGAGCGATAATGGCGATAAAGGATCTGGACGCCCTGTTCTCTTCCCTGGATCCAGAGTACTACGACATCCTCATGAA GCTCATCATGCAACTATGGTCTCATGA